A single region of the Palaemon carinicauda isolate YSFRI2023 chromosome 17, ASM3689809v2, whole genome shotgun sequence genome encodes:
- the LOC137656875 gene encoding inactive CLIP domain-containing serine protease A8-like has translation MRLAISTTLSLLLLGLSRAHPQYPSGGGGGGGDAIPVPVVSSTCPAYTHDCVPHYQCIDGLINTSGAGLIDVRIKPKGTTCVNTEYPDVPSVCCRIPGATTPVPAPLTTCPGGQVCLLQEQCTAGGTANTDGAGIINTRLYIRCYVTPGTQVTGVCCTPPVPIIDTCPQPSACLPRDFCLGEILDDSQVYQPYGNQVTWMQCPLAGNYEERGVCCRDPPPPIIDTCPGTSACRPEVLCTGDILDDSNGYQPQGSQAIWSQCPLDGSYDNMGICCQETHQPLIAADRCGIRNHGLAVKTLKKNEATFGEFPWQAILFFSNYTFKCGATLVTDRHLLTGAHCVHGHGYGNFKIRLGEWTVNTYDEPLPYLDVDIASITIHPNFNSANLQNDIAVIELVAPVKFQYHVNTACLPTPGQSLQPGTRCFATGWGKNAFEGNYQTTLKKVDVPFIEHGYCQNLLRATRLGKYFLLDKSFMCAGAEENQDACTGDGGGPLVCEDPVTGAYNLWGITAWGINCGQKNVPGVYVDILAFADWISQAIFGVAPVDVTAPHNPYGRK, from the exons ATGCGTCTGGCTATATCAACCACCCTCAGCCTCCTGCTCCTGGGACTGAGCAGAGCTCACCCCCAGTACCCCTCTGggggaggtgggggagggggggatgcCATCCCCGTTCCAGTCGTGTCTTCTACGTGCCCGGCCTATACGCACGACTGCGTGCCGCATTACCAGTGTATAGATGGGTTAATCAACACGTCTGGAGCAGGATTGATTGACGTGCGGATCAAACCAAAGGGAACA ACATGTGTGAACACAGAATACCCTGATGTACCGTCAGTTTGTTGCCGGATACCGGGAGCTACAACTCCCGTACCTGCTCCATTGACTACCTGCCCCGGTGGACAGGTATGCCTACTCCAAGAGCAATGCACTGCTGGCGGAACAGCCAACACAGATGGTGCTGGAATCATCAATACAAGGCTATACATT AGATGCTACGTCACTCCAGGGACACAAGTAACGGGAGTTTGCTGTACACCACCTGTCCCCATAATTGACACATGCCCACAACCATCTGCATGCCTTCCACGAGACTTCTGTCTTGGTGAAATCCTCGATGACTCCCAAGTCTACCAGCCCTACGGTAATCAAGTCACCTGGATGCAATGTCCACTGGCTGGGAATTATGAGGAAAGAGGTGTATGTTGTCGCGATCCACCTCCTCCAATCATTGACACATGTCCAGGGACATCAGCCTGCCGTCCAGAAGTCCTCTGCACAGGAGATATCCTTGATGATTCAAATGGATATCAACCACAAGGCAGCCAGGCCATTTGGTCTCAATGCCCTCTTGATGGAAGTTATGATAACATGGGAATTTGTTGTCAAGAGACCCATCAGCCTCTAATAGCTGCTGACAGGTGTGGTATTCGCAATCATGGCTTGGCTGTCAAGACACTCAAAAAGAATGAAGCCACATTTGGCGAGTTCCCCTGGCAGGCAATCCTCTTCTTCTCAAATTACACCTTCAAGTGTGGCGCAACCTTGGTGACAGACAGACATTTGCTGACAGGCGCCCACTGTGTCCATGGTCACGGGTATGGTAACTTCAAGATCCGCCTTGGTGAGTGGACAGTCAACACATATGACGAGCCTTTGCCCTACTTGGATGTTGATATTGCCTCCATCACCATTCATCCTAATTTCAACAGCGCCAACTTGCAGAACGACATTGCTGTGATTGAGCTGGTGGCTCCTGTCAAATTCCAGTATCACGTCAACACAGCCTGTTTACCAACGCCTGGTCAAAGTCTCCAGCCAGGAACACGTTGTTTTGCCACTGGGTGGGGCAAGAATGCCTTTGAAGGGAATTACCAAACTACTCTGAAAAAGGTTGATGTTCCTTTTATTGAGCACGGGTACTGCCAGAATCTGCTTAGAGCAACTCGTCTTGGAAAATACTTCCTATTGGATAAGTCCTTCATGTGTGCTGGAGCAGAGGAGAACCAGGATGCTTGCACCGGAGATGGCGGTGGACCTCTTGTCTGTGAAGATCCTGTCACTGGAGCCTACAATCTCTGGGGTATCACTGCTTGGGGCATCAACTGCGGGCAGAAAAACGTGCCAGGAGTTTATGTGGATATCCTGGCATTTGCCGACTGGATCAGCCAGGCTATATTTGGCGTAGCTCCCGTTGACGTCACAGCTCCACACAATCCTTATGGACGCAAATAG